Within the Eucalyptus grandis isolate ANBG69807.140 chromosome 1, ASM1654582v1, whole genome shotgun sequence genome, the region TTCACCACTCATAAGCCTCAAAATCTTCCTGCACATGCTCAGCCCCAAACCTTCCTCGGTCATCCAACGACTGCTATGGAACATGTCTTGAACCAGCTCAGGAGGTAGACCTTCACCAGGACACACGATCCTTCATAAAGGGAACAAAAATGATATAATTAGATTCACATTCATCATATATGCCACAAGATCCAATCAGTAGGTTAAGGTACAAGAAGTCCACACAGCTTTTTTCCGTATGCACTGTTGAATGCTGCTAAATTTTAAATAGACATATGCAACTATTTGTTTACCGAGGCTAATTTGCTCATGAGGTATACGAATATAGGGACCGATCAGTGCATTCTCAATCAGCCAAAGAGGCATGCACGGTGATATTGCAGGATTCACATAATTACCACTATTGAGAAAACTATTAAGAAAATCAGCATTCACTTTCATTATAGGGCAACTACACTGAAAGGTTTGAAGAGATTGAGAAGCTTCTATTAGTCCCCCTATAATAAGATAGGCCATCATTTCCCCAGATTACATCCAAGACAGGACATAGACAAGAGTTCTTTAATATCTGGTGTCTGTCAAGGAATACCACGTAGATAAGTATAAAGCTATCCAACAGAGCATATATCTCAAAGAATATGTTTTTCCCCTAATGCTGACTATGCCATAATTCAATATAACTGAGTGAAAGAAGATAAATGAGCAgcaaatttatttatctatcaagtaaacaaacaaatttacaatttatttCCCATGACTTCACTGCCCAGCTTGCCTCCCTGTACGATAGAAGTTTGTAGAAGTCTAAAAATAGAATACACAGCAAAGTACAATACTTTTCAAAACCAGAAAGGTCACAAATCGCCTCAAGCAAGCTCGTAGTGGTCAAAACAAATTTGTTCAAAACAAGACAGAGTTTCAATCTCCACATCTGGTGATGATCACCAAAGACACTGGATAGTCATTTGATAAACACACATTGATTGAGAGAAACAGAACCTTAAAAATTGTCAGTATCCCACACTGACAATCCATGATAACAGCAATTCATCATTCTAGTATCTAAATCATGCATCAAATCTGATAACCATTAAGTTTCTGGAGCTAATTAACCCTCAAGAACACTGAAGAGTTAACAGAGACGAATTTTGGAAAGAAAGCCGTATCAGGAAACCATTTCAGAATTAGACAATGCATTATCCACAGAACATACTCAAAACAGATAAAAACCTATAAAAAAGAATACCTAAATTCGTTGTGCACAAGAGTTAGTCCTCCATCAGTTTGCTTCAGACTTGGACGCACGTGAATCTCCACCCAACCCTCAGGAGATGGAGCATGTCTCACCATATTTAACAAGAAATCAGCCAATACTTGTTGAATTCTCAGCTGATCACCACAGACAGCCAGAGTTTTGATTTCATCTGGAATATCACGAATCAATTGCAAACCCCGTTCTCTCAGCAATATCATTACTTGGCTAACCACAGCATTCATAACACTTCCAAGAAAGAATTCAGCCTTCTCAAGCTCCAATGAACTAATTAGAAGAAAAGAATTGATTAGACCACGTTTTCACCAATAGCAGAATTGTGCTGAGCCAATAGATGAGAAACTAAGATTCCCTTTGCCACAGCAGTTCAGATGCAGCAAACAATGTTACTCTAAAGTTAATTTTCTTCATGTCGATGAAAAAAGATAAGACTGTTAAACGACTATTTGTTCAGAATGCTTCAAAGCAGCCAAACCAATGagaccaaaatatttttaaaacacATCTATCGACACACGAAACTGACTAAATAACAATAAGAGGGAGTGTAAAGATTCATCATACTTGGTTTGTACTCCAAGTCATAATGGGAATTAGGAATTAAGTGAATAGGTCATCTTAAATAAGCGAGCCGCATTGAGTCAGTAGCATGAGGGCTTAGCTTAGAGCTAGgtcaaaaaaggaagaagaaagcagtcaaaatttttcaaaacattacttttttcattttatttcaaagGTTACACAGATGAATAACAGTACACGGCCAAAGTTCGTCTCATCAATAAAGCTGTGGTATTTTATAAAAACTCAGCAACCATTTCCAGTTTAGATTCTAAAACCGGTCCTGTTCAAACAACATTCATAAACAAAATTTACATTccaaaccttccaagtataagACAAAAGGTACATGTCCACAGACAAAAAGCAGGAGTAATTCAAAGCAAATATCTTCATGCATTAGCTTCTCTTAGGAAAGACCAAAACCTCAATGATTTATTCAAAATGGTCAAACAAACTCACCCATCTTCAATGCTTCGCAGATCAGCATCATTTATTATCCTCATCATCTGCTTCTCACAAGCAGCACTAGTCTCCAGAAACTGCTTTTGATCCTCAGTCAAGCCTGTGGCCTCCAAGAGTGAGTGAGTAAAACGTATGCCACTCAGAGGATTTCTTATTTCTTGACACATATAAGCCAACTCTTTCATTCTTGAAAAACATTTCTTGTCCTGCTGCCTCTGAACTTTCAGAGCTTGTTGCAGCTCAGGACTTGCAATTTGCAAAAAGCAGAAGGCTCCAATTACCTTCCCATCCATGCTGACCCTCTTATTAGCAGTCAAGAGCGCTTGCACATATTTACCATGTcggtcaaagaaagagaaaggaaactTGTCTGCATCCTGACCTCCAATTGCATTATGCAAAACGATCatgaatttcgtcaatgcatcTGGACCTTTGAGCCGACAGCAACTGCCAAAGACCTCCCCAACAAGCATCTTTCCCATAATCTCACCACGTGTCCAACCAGTGAGGTTTTCCACGGCAGTGTTCCATTCAGAGCAGCAAGTATTATCATCGCAAGCAAATATTGGAGGGATCAAAGGATTGGGACTATGAACGATAGCCTTGTAATCACCTTGGATGTGTATAAATTTGTCCATTACTATTTTCTGACCAGTAATATCTTGACCAACAAAGCAAACTCCAACTATGTTGTTCATATAATCCTTGCTAGAGCAAGCATTAACCACCACAAAAATAGCCTTCTTGTGGTGTTCCGCCCCGAACGTTTTCAACTTTATCTCTACATTTTTATCCTCTTCACCTGCACAAGTAATGCCCCCACAATTCGATGAAATACTCAATATTACAGCACGATTGGCCCAAGAAAATTACCCATTTTCTTGCCAGTCAAAGTTAACTTAAAAATAGAGATGTGAGTGAAATCTACCAAACGGTTGTCGTTGGGGCTATACACCAACGATATTCTGTGGTGATTAGTTGGTGAGGCCCCAAAGTATTTTTGGAATCCCAAGAATGACATGAGATTTTATTTCAGGTCAAACTACAGTCTTAAATAGCATGTTGCTGATAGGAATGTTGCAGTCACACAGTTCCCAGTTGTAACAAGATTTTAGAGCCAAGATTCTGTGATACCCTTACTCTTGGAGATGAAAAGTAATGGGTTCTAAGCATACTTAAGGTAGTGTCGTGTCTGTGTCAAGAAGAATCATAAATTACAAGCATTGGAATTGTTGCTAACCATGTGAATTCCGCCTTTCTATAATATCATGCTAAGACCTCATGTTCATATTCTGTACAGTGACAAAATGACACGCATCATCTAGGGGGATTTCAGTATACTATTTGCTATTCATGACGACGACGAATGCAAGATGACTTATTCAAGCGATATATGAGATATTAAGTAGCAATTGGTGATGAAAAGAATTTGCACATTTATAAGGCAATGTTTGACTCATCTTGAACCACAATCAATCATGGCAACAGCATCCCCAGGTGATATGTAAACAATCAGGATGACAGCATCTAGGGAGTTGGAATCCGTTTGAAATGCTATAGGCTAGAAGTTACTGCTAGTGAGATTTTTGCTGAAACCTCTAGCAAATTTTGATGGTTTAGACTTTAGAGATATTTTTATACATTCCCTACATAGTTTCAAGAGAAGATTGCATGAATAAATATATAGACGAGATGTACATCACGCTTGCTAATTTCAAGGAGTAAGTGACGGCCAAAAAGATATTCCAGGAGTAAGTTCCACTACATGCTTGAAGCAAACAAGTTGACGTGATTGTCGAGTATGTTGTTGTGCAAGACATGATGTCTTGATTCAAATTGAAGCTCTCATTAGGTGCTCGTAAAAAAATATGGATCAGCTACCACTGGTAAATTTTCAGGAGTAGCTAGGCTCAATCCAGGTCAAGACATAGTCAACTCCTAACCAAGATATAGGAAAAATGTCTTCCCATTCAAGGGATGTATCTACTATGTGGGTGGACAGTTATCATCCTTTATCAAACAAGTAATGAACTTCACCTAGATGCTCCATCATGTCATGCAGAACATCTCCTACGAACATTACAACTGGCATCAAATTGTGAAAAGGCTTACCTTGTAGGGCATGTTGCAAAAGTTTGTCAACAATCTCTTTCGATTCCTTAAAAACAAGATCGTGAAGCAAGGACTTCCCCATCGCTTCTTCAACCGAGAGCCCCGTTAATTCTGCCATCTTTCCATTCCACCCATTTATGCAACCATCAACATCCACAGCAAATATAGGAGCAGTTGCAGTTTCTATCAAACGAACCATCTCCCTTGCAACCGAGCTTAATTCATCCACGCCTTGCAACTCGAGATCCACTTCTGGAGCATTGACGACAGCCTTGGAGTTACTGCGCTCAGCATCTCTAAACGAGTCACGCAAAATGAGCTGCAAAGAGTGAATTGCGTCCATCTCTGCATTCTCCCATGGCAAACTCCGGCTCTTGACCACTTCCAAAAATGCCTTAAAAGAAGAACGCGGGTGCATCCTCTGCCCATCATCTTTATCCTCGGGATGATGTTTAGCACCACCCCATTTTATCTCTTTTGCTGTATGGGACCGAAACCAGAACAGAAAATCCCTCTTAGTGATATAAGCAACAGCCATCCCACATACTGCATCCCCAAGTGAGGCTGCCCCAGGGTATCCGGCATCAGCCAAACTGTCCGTGCTCAAACCAGTTGAGTCTCCATGAAATGCTAATAACCACTCCACGATATCCTTTATCTGGGCTTCCGTCGGCGTCACACCAAGTGGGTAGTACTTTCCTTGATAAAAGAGTGCCGCACCATCGCATTTCACCAGGTCCATGATACTAGGACTCTGAGTGACAATTCCAGTAGGGGAATCCCGAAGAAGCATGTCACACAACAAGGTTTGGGTCCTCAAAACATGCTTTTCAGACAATTGAGATGCCAACTGCAATTCCATGTTTAATTGAAGTCCAAAGGCCTGCATCAAGAACTCACAGGCATATCGAAGTGGAAAAGGGATGCACCTGGCCGACGTGTGATGACAAACCACCAGACCCCATAGCCTCATCGAGTTTCGACCTCCAACGGCTTCTTCATCATTGCCATTTATAATGACAGCCATAGCTAACGATGCAATGGAGCCCATGTTAGCCATGTACTGCGCATGACAACCATGAGGGGCACGGAGTGTCGACCCAACCAAGCACAGAGGTTGCATCAGACTCTCGTCCTGTACGACATGAACCGGCATAGCATGGCAGTCCGCAATCATCCTAACTCGGTTCTGCTTAAACAAGAACCTCGATGCTTGCGGAATATCAGTGGCAGGATAGTGCAAGCCAATATATGGCTCCAAGTCCGCCCTCTTGCTCTCAGACACAACCTCCCCATGCtcatcttcatgaaacttgtacacCATAACCCTATCGTACCCAGTAAGTTCCCTCACGCTCTCGACCACGGTGTCGCACAACAGCTTAATATCCCCGCCCGGAAGCGACTGCAGGTGCGAAATCGCCCTCACCGCCAACTTCTGCGACTGCACGGCCCCAGCAATGGACAGGGCAGGGTCCTCTGTCCTGGTGGGCTCCAAATCGATCACAATGCCCACATCAATCCTGTGCAGAATCGCGTAGAACGCCTTCCCGGAATTCTTGGAGTGAATCCAGAGGGGATTCAGCAGCATAATCTCCCGCGCGCCGAAGGCCTTCTCGAGCAGAGCACCGCTGGAGGGGGTGAAGAGCGTACGGACGTCGGTCCCAATCCCGAGCACCTCGGGCTTCTCGAGGCTCGGCACGGACTGCGGGGTGAGCCCCAGCATGTCCCGCGCGTTCTCGCTGTAGGCGAGGATCCGGAACGTCGACTCGTCGGCGGCAATCATGCAGCCGAAGGGCTGTATGTGGCCCCCCCGCTGGATCTTCGACAGGTAGGCGGTGATCTGCTGCTCGGGGACGGACTGCGTGGTGGTCCGGACCGACTGCGAGTAGTCGAAGGACCGGCCGGACTCGCCGGACTGCTCGAACACCGCGTGGAGCCGCGCGTCCTGCGTGTACTGCGCAATGGCCTTGCTCACGGAGTCCGTCGCCGGGTGCGTCCccgccccgcccccgcccccgcccccgccgccggaGGCTGCGAACTCCCGGCCTTGCTCGTCGAcgccatcctcctcctcctcctccgctgcctccgccgccgcctcgctcCCTCCGCTCTACTGAAGCGACGGCGTGCGGCGGCGCGGAATCGCCGGAGAATCTCGCATTCCGCGGCGGCAGAAATGGCGGTGGCGGTTATGCAGGCGctccagcttcttcttcttctctactttctctctctactttctcacTCTtgcttctagagagagaaagtggaaGTGGGGAAAATCTGTGTttggctgctgctgctgctgctgctgctgctgctgcggggAGGAGAGAATGGAGCGATGTTCGTGCCTTGTGCTTTTgattctctctgtctctctctctcttttatttatttatttttatttttatttttattttttttttatgttatctATTTTCcggttttatttattattaattaggtttctcctttctttttcggGTAATGTCGCGTTGCTTTTGTTCACGTGCGACTTCGCTATCCGCCCTGTCCGAGCTGGAAGTGAAGCTCGCGTGCGGCCACGTGGGCGAAGTgcaaagcaagagagagaagctagagagagagagaggaattatttaagatgagatgagatgaggTATGAGAGCAAAATTGGGAcgtacctttttcttttttttttttttttcttttttcttttcccttccccCACCCCAGCTCATTTATTTGTTCCCACCCTCAATTTGGTAATgtcaatggtttttttttttctttaagtaGGATGATGACACAAATACTACATGAATTTTTGATTCAATGTATGATGCGGTCCatgaatttttagtttatttaatgaGGTCTATGAACTTTTGATATGTATGCAAGTTAGTTCTTGGACTAAACGAAGATATTGAatattatcttttcattaatttaaattcaagattACATTGAAGATTTTCATAATATTCATAAATTAACTtaaacatatatcaaaagttcataaacaATGTTAAACAAATCGAAACAActaaagttcatgaactatattaaataaattgaaagtttaggaatTGCATTGCGTATTgagccaaaattcaaaaaccatttatgtcattttccctctTTAAATCAACTTTTAAATAATGAGTTCCTTCctctctatattttttttttattaatatcattGAGACAATGCCCCGTGACGCGTGGACCCTCACATTGACTCTtgtctcatgaagaaatctcaAACGAATGCATGGTAAACAAGTGTCCGACCAGCACGCGATCTGACTAGACGTAATGTTTGCTCACATGCCCTTTGAAGACTACACcgataaaataccaaaaaaaaaaaaaaaaaaaaaagattatggcTTAAGAAGCAACTCTCACGGGTGGATTCTGGGCTAGCTACTTTAAGGGGGAGGGTCTAATTTCCAATCCTAATTAGGGGTCTGTTTGTCTTATTTGGACATTATATACATTGTCCCAATATATCTCAAGATTGAAGATTTGTGAGTCCGAGGTGGGGCTGAAAAGCCATGTCTCTTCTTGGCATTTATAGAAGAGTTGAAGCCGCAGCCACGTGGGCTTGTTTGCAGAATCTTTTTGGGCAAATTGAATGGAGGGCTCCCCATTCGTCAATAGTGACATTCAATGGAGTGAGTGACCTAGTGAAGTGAGGTCACAAGGTCACACTCCAGCTCCAACCACCAAGGATTGGAGTTATGTTCCCTTCAATTCTCTAGGTCATAAGTGCCTTCTCCTCTTATAGAATCACCATTTGGATCCCACGTTATCTTGGAGATTTCGTGTTTCGCTCGTCCCCAAAAGCCGCGCCGTCACATAACTACGAGGGACACGGTTTGCTTCCTCCAGTCGACATCGACATCTGATCGACAACCTCGTTGGCTTCCCTATGATGGCGGTTAAACTCACATGACCACTGTGGCTAGAACAACTAGCATTGAGAGGATCGCATTATGAGATAAATTGGAAGAATCGGACAGTGAACTGCCATAGCGGCTAGCTGAACTATCCAAGCTTTTGAATGTGATGCTTGGGAGCTATGCTTTAGTCCATATGACAAGATTCATAGTTCAGCTTCAAATGTGTTTGGTTATTCCCATTTTCCTCTTGAATTTTTCAGCTCAGTTGCTATAGAAAATCATGGTTCAAGACCCAACTTTGGGgatagaattagaaaaagatCTTACTTTTCTGTGTTCAACTTGAACAAGTCATACTTTatgtgggaaaattatccaatcaatcctaaatttattgtatggatatcattttagttataaactcttcaattttgtcaatttaatcctataCATTTGCAAGAATTTCcaatttggtgattttttttgcaaaaaattgctaatgtaaCAGTCTAGTTATCGCCGAACGTTTTACATGATACACTATCACGTCaatgattttcaataaaaatgaatCGAAATGATATTGAAATGTTGCatcaaagtttcaaatcaaattagtaaaattgaaaagtttataatcgAATTAATAtctgtacaataagtttataattgatTGAACAATTTTATGCTTTAGGCCAATCCCATTTTGCCATAATCCAATGTTGGGTGGCATTTGCTTCTTTTGGTGTAGTGCACATGGACGATCAGCAGCTGGTAGCCAAGCATGATTGAGGTAGATCTTTATTTGCATGAGAAGATCCAAAAGACAATGATGATGTTCATGTTCCAAGCTTTGCATCCCACatcctctcatttttcttcttctaatgaCTAGGAAATGTGCACCTTAACATGTCCTTGAAAGGTTCAAGGGGACAGGAGGTCTATCCTAAGGTGAGAGACCTCATGATATCACATCTTGTGATTTAGGATGGTGTCATCAGCCACAAGGTTCGCTTAGGCCTATCAATTGACTGCTCAActtatatccttggttgataGGCTTGAGCGAACCTCATATGGATGGACCGAGGTCGGAGCTGGCAGTGAACTTGGGCAGACTTGGGGGCAaatgcaaagagagagagagagagagagagagagagagagtggaattATTTGAGATGAGATGAGGCGATTGGTCTCCTTTTTTCCACCTTTTTTCTTGGTCTGCCCATCCCCATTTATCCTTTGAATTATTGATTTGACAAAAAGTTTGATATCACTTTccaaaaagagattttttttttctttctttatttccttaatATAGAGATTTCGAATGCGTAATGGAcagagaaatcaaatagacataacAACCTCTTGCTCCGCGTGCACCCCAAGCAATCATAACAATGTTCTAATTCATGCTTTTAAGATGatcttaggaaaatcaaagaaaaaggtcaTTTCCAAATTAGCTCCTTTAGGCTTATCACGATCGTAATTTCAAGGGACTATTTTCCAATTCTAATAAGAAATTTGATGTGTTATTTATATGAGTGTCCAGTTGACAAGCAATCTAATCAAACGTAACGATCTCTTATTCAGCATAcactaaaaaatcatgaaaatattataGTTAATGCTTTCGAGATGGCTctaagaaaatatgaaaatatttatagtTTCTTGTGGAAGactaatttcaaattctaattaTGGATATGTTATCTTATTTAGATGGACATGCCCTTTTATGTCTCAATGTGGAGGATCATAGTACGAGGTGGGGTTAGATCATGCATCCTAGAGGCATCCACACAAGATTTAAGTGTTTTAGCCACGTGGGTTTGTTTAAGGAATCTTTTCTAAGAATTGAATGGAGGGTTACTGTAGGTTAATAGCGATATTGAATGATGTGATTTAGTGAGTGAAGTCACACTCCAACCACATTACTAGAGTCATGCAATTGGAAATTGCTATGagcattaattaatatttatatccCATGAGTCACGGGTTATCACGTAAATTGAATGTGTTGATTACTTACTTCACCATATAGGATTGGAGTTATGCAATTGGAAATTACTATGGGCATTAATCAACATTTGTATCCCATGAGTCACACGTTGTTACATAAATTAAATGTGTTGATTACTTACTTCACCACAAAGGATCGAAGTTATGCAATCGGAAATTACTACGCGCATTAATCAACCTTTGTATTCCACGAGTCACACGTTGTCATATAAATTCAATGTGTTGATTACTTACTTCACCCAAAGGATTGGAGTTATGCAATTGGAAATTACTACGTGCATTAATCAACCTTTATATTCCCACGTTGTCATATAAATTAAATGTGCTGATTACTTACTTCAACATAAAGGATTGGAGTTATGCAATTGAAAATTACTATACGCATTATAATATTTGTATCACATGAGTCACATGTTGTCATATGAATTAAATGTGTTGATTACTTACTTCACTATAAAGGATTGGAGTTATGCAATTGGAAATTACTACGCGCATTAATCGACCTTTGTATTCCCACGTTGTCATATAAATTAAATGTGCTGTTTACTTACTTCAGCATAAATGATTGGAGTTATGCAATTGGGAATTACTATACGCATTATATTATTTGTATCACATGAGTCACATGTTGTCATATGAATTAAATGTGTCGATTACTTACTTCACCATAAAGGATTAGAGTTATGCAATTGAAAATTACTACGCGCATTAATCAACCCTTGTATTCCCACGTTgtcatataaattaaatatgctGATTACTTACTTCAACATAAATGATTGGAGTTATGCAATTGGAAATTACTATACGCATTATAATCTTTGTAGCCCTTGAGTCACATGTTGTCATATGAATTAAATGCGTTGATTACTTACTTCACATAAAGGATTGGAGTTACGCAATTGGAAATTATTACACATATTAATCAACCTTTGTATCCCACGAGTCACACGTTGTCATATAAATTAAATGTGCCGATTACTTACTTCAACATAAAGGATTGGAGTTACTATACGCATTATAATATTTGTATCACGTGAGTCACATGTTGTCATATGAATTAAATGTGTTGATTACTTACTTCACCAAAAAGGATTGGAGTTATGCAATTGAAAATTACTACGCGCATTAATCAACTTTTGTATCCCACGAGTCACACGTTGTCATATAAATTAAATGTGCTGATTACTTATTTCAACATAAAGGATTAGAGTTATACGCATTATAACATTTGTATCATGTGAGTCACATGTTGTCATATGAATTAAATATGTTGATTACTTACTTCACCAAAAAGGACTGAAGTTATGCAATTGGAAATTACTATGGACATTAATCAAATTTTGGATCCCCGCAAGTCACGTTGATTAACTACTTCTAATGCAATTGGAAATTACTGTGGGCATTAATCAATATTTAGATCCCACGTCGTCACATGTCATCAGCATGATGTCATCACATAGATTAAGCATATTGATTACCTACTTCACGCGGCAAATTCCAAGGCACAAAAAGAACTCTTGTTTCCTAACCTTAGTAATTGCGACCGCAACATTTGGATTCAAAAGGTCCcttataaaagtaaaaattatcaatttaattagatttaGGGTGCATTTATCTCACGGAATACCTatgattttcaaaacatttaaataaaaaatcatttttatcgcctatgaaaatgaatgcatgaaaaatatttttattatccatGAAACTATTTAGGCATGAATACTTGTTgatgttaaaaatattttcattgactggttttttttatagatataatcaattattttttgaaaaaatattttcaaaatcattcttttttagCTAAACAAACGGATCcttaaattgatttgatttttttattttgatgtttGTTATTAACCCATAGTTTTGGCATtacatatttttcaaattgatcGTCGTTTGTTTCGCTTACAAAATAAGCCTACACAAAATGCTTTCGTTATT harbors:
- the LOC104452358 gene encoding phytochrome B: MIAADESTFRILAYSENARDMLGLTPQSVPSLEKPEVLGIGTDVRTLFTPSSGALLEKAFGAREIMLLNPLWIHSKNSGKAFYAILHRIDVGIVIDLEPTRTEDPALSIAGAVQSQKLAVRAISHLQSLPGGDIKLLCDTVVESVRELTGYDRVMVYKFHEDEHGEVVSESKRADLEPYIGLHYPATDIPQASRFLFKQNRVRMIADCHAMPVHVVQDESLMQPLCLVGSTLRAPHGCHAQYMANMGSIASLAMAVIINGNDEEAVGGRNSMRLWGLVVCHHTSARCIPFPLRYACEFLMQAFGLQLNMELQLASQLSEKHVLRTQTLLCDMLLRDSPTGIVTQSPSIMDLVKCDGAALFYQGKYYPLGVTPTEAQIKDIVEWLLAFHGDSTGLSTDSLADAGYPGAASLGDAVCGMAVAYITKRDFLFWFRSHTAKEIKWGGAKHHPEDKDDGQRMHPRSSFKAFLEVVKSRSLPWENAEMDAIHSLQLILRDSFRDAERSNSKAVVNAPEVDLELQGVDELSSVAREMVRLIETATAPIFAVDVDGCINGWNGKMAELTGLSVEEAMGKSLLHDLVFKESKEIVDKLLQHALQGEEDKNVEIKLKTFGAEHHKKAIFVVVNACSSKDYMNNIVGVCFVGQDITGQKIVMDKFIHIQGDYKAIVHSPNPLIPPIFACDDNTCCSEWNTAVENLTGWTRGEIMGKMLVGEVFGSCCRLKGPDALTKFMIVLHNAIGGQDADKFPFSFFDRHGKYVQALLTANKRVSMDGKVIGAFCFLQIASPELQQALKVQRQQDKKCFSRMKELAYMCQEIRNPLSGIRFTHSLLEATGLTEDQKQFLETSAACEKQMMRIINDADLRSIEDGSLELEKAEFFLGSVMNAVVSQVMILLRERGLQLIRDIPDEIKTLAVCGDQLRIQQVLADFLLNMVRHAPSPEGWVEIHVRPSLKQTDGGLTLVHNEFRIVCPGEGLPPELVQDMFHSSRWMTEEGLGLSMCRKILRLMSGEVQYIRESERCYFIITLELPMPQRSKDID